In one Triplophysa rosa linkage group LG13, Trosa_1v2, whole genome shotgun sequence genomic region, the following are encoded:
- the cxcl14 gene encoding C-X-C motif chemokine 14, whose protein sequence is MNRCTAALLLLVIAVYSLSTEAYKCRCTRKGPKIRYKDVQKLEIKPKHPYCQEKMIFVTMENVSRFKGQEYCLHPRLQSTKNLVKWFKIWKDKHRVYEA, encoded by the exons ATGAATCGCTGTACAGCCGCTTTACTTTTGCTCGTCATTGCTGTTTATTCGCTCAGCACAGAGG CATATAAGTGCAGATGCACAAGGAAAGGCCCGAAGATTCGATACAAAGATGTGCAAAAGTTGGAGATTAAGCCTAAACATCCATACTGCCAAGAAAAGATGATTTT TGTCACCATGGAGAATGTGTCCCGTTTCAAAGGTCAGGAATATTGCCTGCACCCCAGACTCCAGAGCACTAAGAACCTTGTCAAGTGGTTCAAAATCTGGAAGGACAAGCACAG GGTGTACGAGGCTTAA